The Nomia melanderi isolate GNS246 chromosome 3, iyNomMela1, whole genome shotgun sequence genomic interval TTGGACCACAGATTAAAGTATTCGTTCGGTAAATTGAAACTGGGGATACCGACAATGTTTTTGTCGCCATTCATTTCGCGACCTGGACATTTTATGGGACTTGTATGTGTGctcataattatgaaagtgatCTAAGTCATAcattttttgttcgttttaatttagtataaaataatatgccgtgaaatcattaataaactgatgttttctttaatttcgacTTAGACTACTCTCATAATTATGGACATATATGTTCATAAATTAGTTGACTCTTTAGAAGAAATTTCTGAGACTCGAAAACATTTTCTCTTAATTCAACTTTGTTTATTAGGGGAACTCACTGACCACTTTTTACGCGTAACAGAAAGAATGATTaaacttcgaaaaataaaagtttcaaatagtcagaataaattaatataacataaattaacattaaaacttccGGACGGGTCGAATTGACCTGCTTTACAATTCTTATTTCGCAAGTAATTaagtattgttttaattttgataaaaaatgaggaataagtcactctaactgctcggtagttttagtgttaagtgatGAATAAACCCTTGTTATGCCATTTAACGGGGTAAAATCCGGACCATAATTATGGCGACCGATATCTCATTCGTGCTGTCACCTCGAGTCAaactcgtgatatttatatttggcCTAAAATTTGTACCACGAGTCAaactcattaacactagatttacggaacgattcaatttgactcatattgaattttataaacattatttggtaaacattTGGGTCAATTTTACAGTTACACAAATGTATACTAATTATCTACCTTTAACtctctaatttctaaaatctaaataaacgaatatcaatttttctaagaacgataggaCAAACTATAGagtaaatattcttaaatttagtgttaaagtacgcaaggggttaatctcgtGCCACCGTCGCTCCCCTGTATCCCGATTTCCTGAAGAAAGTAAAGAATATTCGACGAGCTTATCGAAGCCGAGCGATAACAATCAACGCGAGCGAGCCTAAGACTGGACCGAGCCGCGCAGCTCGTTAAAAGCTCGTTAGAAGGTGACCGCGAGCTTGGAAAGTCCAGCGCACCTAAGTTCTTGGGCGCAGTTTCGAGAAAATCATACTGGACGCCGGAAGCCGTGTTCACGCAAAACAGCAACGTAAACTAACCTAATTACTCCGGTGATTACGCTCGTAAAGAAAGTAATTTGCGATTAAATTAACCGCGGTCGCGGTCATAAGAATCCGCTCGGACCGTGAAAGATTCCGCGGGACACGGTTTTACTTTCTTCCACCTCTCCTTTAATTTTTCGctttccttcttttctcttCCGAGGTTAATCACGGCGAGCTTGATCAAGCCCGCGGATTACGGCTCACCTGCGTTTTCACGTCGCTGCCGACAATAACCTTCGACTCGAAATTACTTTGCTCCGTGAGAATCTTCGCATTATTTATGTAAACTTCCTCGCCGCGCGTGCTCTGCCTCCGAGTGACCCATAATGGCGGATTACCCTCCAGCTCTGATGAGATCGAGTCCCCCAGGTTCTCGAGTGTTTTTGGCATGTTCGCTGGAACAAACAGAGAGAAATTGTTTTAACGTCTTTCATTAGATTCTGCGATTTAGATTTCGATATCACTGATCCGACGATAACGTTCGATATTAACCCATTGCGGACGAATAtggacattttggcgagatgaaaCTGCGATTTGGAAGACTACGTCGCaggtaaatgatttaattactcggacagcaacaGATTAGCATGTAGCttttgtttttgctattatttaagcaatttacatataatttagcttcatctgttgaaggttttatacatttcaaataatcttcgtccgcaaagggttaaatctgtaTATTGGAGTGGCTTATTTTCGTTGCTCGGAGTTTTTGACCACAGATTTcaaagttatatttaatattgaacagttTATGGATTTCGAGAATTTATAGTTCTGTTTCGGATAAAGGTGTTGCGTCGGGCGTGTGACGCAGGCCTAGTCTAAACAACACCTACCGATAagtgtcgcgtcgctaaatctctttaggagggttattgacgacaccttctgcgaggcacattggagccctgagtattttttaccatagcagaaataaaggcccaaggaaccattacttcaataatttaactttaacttacatctgtttgccagaagtcgaggcgatccttggttttattactcgctatggtcagtgtcaagaacgttcaagacccttgcgtgggtcacccgggggctgcaatcggcaatcccctccaggatcaccggttgactCCCACTcagacaaattttgtacacccctaccaaaaaaggtttataaaaacccacgcaaggtacagagacagagacacaagaaaaattttgaactagacacgagacggaacatagacgtcgttgtatactctcgccgctgacgattattattgaactaaccaaaaataaacactaaagtatttttcactgaagtaattagatacagtccactttccaaacagttcgcacaaagttaagtcggcgtgcgacgtacgggtttcactataagattttcgaatagaaaacgcgtacacaacaataAGCATATTCCGCCGGGCTACCTGAAACTATAACACAGGCTTATCTAACGATAGCCACATCCTGCCAGACCACACAAGACACGAACAAAGCATCAAGGGTCACGTAGGCCCCTCTCTCAAGGTGTATAAAAGATCATCAGAACCTTAATAAAGCGCTCAGTCAATTAACAGACGTCACGCCTTGTAATTCTCCTTCCCAATACGTACGGTAACTCTACGGATTATTTAATCGTATTTGAGTCTCCATCTCAATAGATCACTCCACGGTCTGATTCTATtagggaaataatatattaaaccgTAAATATAGGATCTACGGATAAAAGTTAGAAACATTACAATTCCGCAAAGTGAAACACATACTATTAAGCGCGTatcggtttatttttattaaacgcgaTATCTCCCCCGTGACAGGCGCGTCGCGGTGAAGATACAATAGTGGTAATCTATAATGGATTTTcggatttttattttcaaatcgaCAGCAACATGACAAACATAATTCGGCGGGCAAGATCAAAATCGGTAATGGAAGCCGAACCATATTTAATCGCTCGGGAAAAATGGCAGAAAAATTAAACCGCAACGGCGCCGCTACACAGCGATTCTTCGTGCAGATTGGAAAAATATCGAAACTTGAAAAATGATTCCCGCGTGGACCGTGCCCAATACGCAGCCATTTGTGTTTTGCCCCAAGATAGGCAAAACAGTGACCCATTTTCCGATGGAATTGTTATCTGTAATGAAAAATGAGTTCTATAACAACAAATCCGATAGCATTCGACGGTGGAAAATTCGGAATGGGAAACTTATGCCGCCGCTCAAAAATCAGAAGTTCGGCCGTCGAACATTTTATGGGTATTTCGATGTGAAATATACGATCCACGTCCAACGATAGACGATAAATCACGTGTAGCCCGCAGTGAACAGAACGTGTTATTGTACTAGCAATAATATTCGCAGAACAAAGAATGTAGTAACCAAATGATTATACCAAAGCGATGACACAACGTAGCGTCAATGGCACACTTTTCCAACATCATCGTCTCGCAATTAACCAAAAAGGAGTATCTCAAAGGAACAACTTTCTCGTTTGACAGGCTGAACATTATTCATTTCTCAAATCTAACAAGCCTCTGCAATCGCACTGCATTTTCCGCTCGACGAGATTCAGAGCAACGGGGAACCGCAAAAAAGATCCGGAAGACAACGTGGCTCGAACAAAAGGAAAATAGAGTGGAAGTCAAAGAGTGAGCAGGTACGGTACAAAGGTGGTCGCTTTATTATCTCGTTACCGAGTAGAATGTCCTCGTAATCCCAAGGTTTTCCCAGGTTTCGAGGTTGCTGGAAGATATCGTTCTGCATCCTAGCGGAGGAGGCAGGTTCAATTCGTGGTACGATGGGACTCGGACAACAATAGCGCTCATTACGAACGCCAGGAATTGGGTTCTGTATCGTAAACTGCACCGTCCACGACCATTCGTGGTTCAAAGAGACGCCACGGACAAGAGTCTCTCGTTTGGCCGCGATAAAAGTACCATCTTTCCCGtggaaatgattttctttaaCCGTTCGCTGCGAAGATGATCCGCCGTGGAGACGACAACAGCTCCGACAAGCTTCGGGCTGGACGACCGCCATGTTTCTTTCCGTTTGATGGCGACCCGGCATAACGTTTTACGTCGTATCAGCGGAAAACGTGTGATCCTCTCGAGTCGTCGAACGGTTTTGCGTTCAACGGGGAGTTTCTTACGCTGGGAATCGTCTTTTACGAGACCCAGGACATATCTAGGAATGATCCCGTTAGGACGAAAAGATCGATCTTCCGGGAGTCGTCGTATGCAAACGCCACTCGTGATTCACGAGACATCTTGCAGGTGCATGTTCGAGCTGCCGCAGAATTATTCTGAAGGGGCACTGAACGTTTCAACTCTATTGTTTAACTCGACGAATGGATATTTGTACCGATTTATTTAACGGTTGATATCGAGTTTTCGCGTGAAGTTGATTACTTTTTGAAACAATCTATTAACCTTCGAAAACCCTCTCCgcagattaatttttatttttactccaTACTAATTTGTTATTTACACTATTTTGTTTATGTGGAAAAAGTTTACATTATTCTGTTTACGTAGAAAATCATTGGGATTATCTTTCGAACGTTAATAACACCTTTAAGTTCTCTAGATTAGTTCTCCTGATAGAATAAAACCTGAAGAATCTCGAATAAATTTAACGAATTcccgaacgtgttaaaatcccGTACGGAGCGCGTTATTAATATAGATTCGCGTATTAATCATCGAGAACGATGAGTGGCCGgaacgatttaaaaaaaaacacacacataCGGACACATTCCATTCAGCGATCAATAGCTTCGTTGATCTCTGCATCGTTTTGTCCCAAATGTCGCTTTCAACGAAGGTGGATGATTAAGTCCTCGATCGAATCCCATTTATTTTCGCCCTGGAACCCCTTGGGGCACAGGTGTGATGGCCGACCACAAAACGAGAACATTCGTACAAAGCTGCTTGCGCAATCGATTTATATTCCCCGACCGAAAACTTCCATAGCCCCGGCCGTCCAGCCTCGTCGCTGAAAGTAGACTTGCCGTGCATTGACTACCAAAGAAAATACGTGTCCGCGGATTATCATTGACGTAGAAACAAGCTATCGATTCTTTCTTCTTTAATACCACACGGTGAAACGTCAAAAGCACTTGGGTTTCTGCGGCAGCATGGAGGATTAAGTCGTCAGCACGGTATCGAGACAGAACTTCAAAGAGCCTCTGTTGATTTTTAACAAGTATCATCATCCTTGATCCACTCTGTCCGCCTACAACTTCAGGCAATTCTACTTCGAAAGTATTAATGGAAAGCGAATGTAATTCGAGTAACGTTGTTCTTTGGCTTCCGAAGTGTCAAAGCTGTAAGGCGTGTTCTTCGCGGTGTCCCATAACTTTTCCACTGTACAAATAACCTTCAAAGAGGTAGGTAAAACTTGTAACCTCAATAATCAACTTCAGTAATTTGAAACTGATCATCTAGACCAGAGGTGGCCAAACTGTGTTGCATGCGCCAAACGTGGCACATTGGATGATTACAAGTGGCGCATTGCACCCTTGTACCTACTtattcttctcttctttttaaGTGCTTCGATAAATGTGTGCCTTTTGAACTCacgtaaattaattcatttaacttCGAGATTGAGTTATTCCTTTTCCTCCTCTAAACGAGACAGATCCTGCTGCTATCCCTATTTTTCTACCACAACCGTGAACGTAAGAACGTCGATGAGGCGCTTGAGTTGTATGGCGCATCTGAACTTGTCTGTGAAGAAAATTGGCGTATGGTATGCAAAGGTTGGCCAGTTCTGATCTAGACCGTTCGGTGATTCTCCTATCAAGAAACGTTGGTGTCCAAGTTGCGAACCTTCGGTAAAATGGACCGAAATTAAGTACACCCGCAGACGGAATCGATTTCAAACAACCCCAACCAACGAAGACGGTTCCGGTTCCTCTGGTTGGTTTCTTTTATCAGTGGAGTTTAGAAAgagaatttcctttttttcccaaTCGAAAACGAAGAGAGTTCCCAGGGAGGACCTGATAGAAATGCGGAAGCGTGACCAGCGAGTTCAGAATAATCTCGGCATCGGCGCTCGTTGCACGGTCGTTTACACGCTCGCACACTATCGGCGGAGTGTATTCCGGTACATTGCGAGGCACGAAACGCGGCATCTTGTTTGGACACTTCTTTAAATCAATTACGAGTTCCGGGCAGGCAAGTTCTGCGGGCAAGTAGCACGGCTCGCCCCCTGCAACCCCGCTGCGCCGAGCAGTTCGACGAAAGTTCGACGGCCACCGTGCCCCGTCCTCGCTTCGACGAGGAAGCACGGCATCAAACTCTCGGTTTCCGGATTGTTTGCTCGGCCTCGACGAATTCAATCGGCGCATTTGCGATTCAAATGATCGCGGCAGCTTACGCTCGCGAAATCCGCATGACATGACCGCCCGGCTGGCTCCTGATTCGGAAAATTTAGGTCGTCACTTCGGATTGTCCTTTATACCGCTGACTGAATGCAAAATTGTGCCTCTTTACCCGTTATCCGGGGGAATCCAATTCGCCTGGCATGATCTTttagaagaaatatttgtttgtcGGACTTGCCACGCGATTGGACGGGCTACTGGAAGTTATAGGAATGATCTTTCTCGGTTCTTGCTTCTGTGAAACTTtgtaattgatatatttatttggcGTATTCTGTGAATTGTATTTTGTAACTTGTTGATGATCGATGAGCTATTTTATCATCTTTTTGTTGTATAATTCGCGTTGGATGTGTCGGATATAGTTTAGATgtaaaattttttgaatttttgatcgTTTAGGTTAATATGTTAACATGTGGACTGCCATGATGATCATCGATAACCGgaacttccaaattgctgaacaattacaataaaaaacttgatgttaaataaaaataagtaactaAAAACATAAGTAACTAGATTATAAGGTAATATGACTGCTgtgatactaaattattaataattattttcaatatcatttgcctttgttattaaagaataaatattactattcaaaacgctagaaattcttgtggcagccaacgtgttaataaagtatttaaggGGGTTGAAAGTTTTAAGTAAATGATACAGTTTCGTTGTATTGACGGGTGGCGGTACCTAGGAGCGTGTCTGGAACTAACCGCGCGCGACAGTTGCGAGTACGACGCGACGTGTGTTGtgattctttttgtttcttatttatttgtgtAATTGTTAAGTGGTTTTGTTGGGTTTGTACAGTTATTTGATGTTCTGTTACGGTATTTAACTTGTGTCAGTTTGTTTTGACCAAGATGGACAATGTTTCAGTGTCAAAGGTACTGTACAGCCTGTTGCTTATACTTACATAAcctctaaatataaatatgtatttggaGTCTGTCGAAGCCGGCTTTTATACAAActgattttataatgaaattttaatgaattttatagagtttagagtttgttaaatataatttgtttcgtTTTTTAGTGTTGTTTAGGTAGATTTCTTATTAGAGTATAAAGACTGATGTTACAATATCCAAATAGTACTTTATATTGATGTCTTAAATTGCAATAGTTAGTTTCTGAATGTTTAACCGTAGAAGTATAGCTTAATTATATGTTGTAGGGTGTTTTCGCACACAATGGTAGATATAAAATTGGTAATAAAAGTACAAAGTTCCAACCACCAGATTATTGTAATGCACCTTGGTATCTCACATATAAAGAAAATTGGGCGAGCATTGAGAAAGCTACAGAGgtattattttatagattatgtataaataagtaTGTTTAATATCATGATTTGTCATACCTGTAAGTTTTCTTGAAATTCCAGTCAATAAGGTCTACTATGTTTCAACAAATTCTTATTGATTTAAAGTCTTTCGTTTCCAAAGTTAAGGAAAAATCATTAGAGtgcttgaataatgaaattcagaCAGCTATTGTATTAACAGGTGATTATAGCTTTTAGCAAGTCTTATCGGATACATACTatcaaagtaattatattaCAGGAGTTAATGTTCCTGACCATGCGATAATGTTTACACAAGTAATTTCTACTCTGAAACCAGTAACAAGACACATAGCACTTATATGGAATAGAGATTCGAATAGTATAAAGCACATTGTGGAGGAAACAATTTATCAACTGATAAATTCTAAAGAAACAGTTAGTCTTtttataactataaatattctaagaCTATCAGAGGgataaatgatatttatcatataattatttatagaatgagGAGCCAAAGATAAAGAAAAGTCATTGCACAATGCGTGCCTTAAAATATTGGTACACAGAACACTGTGAACCAAATGAACCTCTAGTTATAATTATAACTGACTTTGAAAGTTCTTCTCCAGCAGTATTACGtgactttattttaattcttaggTACTGTAGTtatcagaatttatttaaatcctttattcttattaattttttaactttttagtTCTTATGCAAGCACAATGAAGTTCATTCTAGTATTTGGCATTGCTACCACTTTGCATGCTATTCACAGAACATTGTCGTATGATGTTACTTCCAAATTAAATGTGCAAGTAATAACTTTATcaagttaattattaatcataccAATAATTCCTAATTGCCTATTTTGcaatcatatttttttttacataggTTTTTCATTCACCAAcacaaataaacattttatcagATGTCTTAGAGCACATTGTTTTCTGCACAAACATACCATTTAAACTAACTGGTCGGGCGTTTCAGTTATTAACagatatatttctgttttatgaTTTTTCAGTCGAAAATTTTCTACATAATTACAGGGTATTTATCATCACTACCATTAGTATATAATTACTGATTGAGGATCCATAACAGTATCTTTAAACTGACTTCTCCCTCAACTGACCGTTGAACTTCTAGATATGCatgattcaacatttttatgcCAACGACATTCATTCTCTCTGTTGTCAaccaaaaaaaatcaaaagtAGAATTTCATCCTTAACCGACGATAATATAGAAGACCTTAAAAAAGTTCCTTCGATAAACTGGTACATTAGAAAACTGCagaaagaaacgaacgaagaaaCGATAGAAAATGACGATTTTAAGGTACCTCAACTGCCATCCACAAGATTACCGATTCACCTAATGTTCTTCAGAACCAAAATTTATTCTAGGAAATATTAACGCAACTTCTGCACAAATTCCACCGGTACATGCACCGTTTTGTAATAATGTTAAGATGTATGCACCACTTGATGTCGCCATTACCAAACTCTCCAATGGGTAAACAGGTACTGATCAAGACAAAAATGAGGAAAGAAGTCACGAAGATAAATATCCATaaagagaaaattcatttcagttACGAGAGTTTTACACGAAGGTAGTTTACACGAATGATCTGAAGGAGTGTCAGGAGTATAAAGAGTGTCTGCAACTGTTGGGCTTTCTATCGAAGACAGAGTTGATCCCTAAGTTAAACTCTCTTCTTGTGATTATGGAACAATCGGACAATACAGCTTTGACGAAGGTGAAAGCAGATCTCCAAGCACATATCGCAACAGTTGAGGCAGCTAGCTTAGATGTAGAAGCTACGACCACGGATATTCTTTCTACTGACAAGAAGCTCAATCGGCAACAGTTGAAGGAGGTCTGAAGTGAGATCTGAAAAGAATTTTGGACTGGTCGAAGAGAAAATCGAAGGCGCTgatattttttttcgttttagaGACTGTTAAAAATGTCCCAAACGCATTCTCGCTCACCTTATAAGCAGGCTCAATTGGATGTGATTAAT includes:
- the Orc3 gene encoding origin recognition complex subunit 3 isoform X2, whose amino-acid sequence is MFTQVISTLKPVTRHIALIWNRDSNSIKHIVEETIYQLINSKETNEEPKIKKSHCTMRALKYWYTEHCEPNEPLVIIITDFESSSPAVLRDFILILSSYASTMKFILVFGIATTLHAIHRTLSYDVTSKLNVQVFHSPTQINILSDVLEHIVFCTNIPFKLTGRAFQLLTDIFLFYDFSVENFLHNYRICMIQHFYANDIHSLCCQPKKIKSRISSLTDDNIEDLKKVPSINWYIRKLQKETNEETIENDDFKEILTQLLHKFHRYMHRFVIMLRCMHHLMSPLPNSPMGKQLREFYTKVVYTNDLKECQEYKECLQLLGFLSKTELIPKLNSLLVIMEQSDNTALTKVKADLQAHIATVEAASLDVEATTTDILSTDKKLNRQQLKERLLKMSQTHSRSPYKQAQLDVINFLDETFCAFLINPHQIAAHEIFCFNDGNVAKQHIKGSLRAAIHTGLNDPQVYLNCKCCKLENDDAISSTLPDLSIIYKLHLESRKLINMYDWLQAFLIIVDPKSGAKEQRDVDPKLQARFTQAVAELEFLGFIKSSKKKTDHVKRLM
- the Orc3 gene encoding origin recognition complex subunit 3 isoform X1: MDNVSVSKGVFAHNGRYKIGNKSTKFQPPDYCNAPWYLTYKENWASIEKATESIRSTMFQQILIDLKSFVSKVKEKSLECLNNEIQTAIVLTGVNVPDHAIMFTQVISTLKPVTRHIALIWNRDSNSIKHIVEETIYQLINSKETNEEPKIKKSHCTMRALKYWYTEHCEPNEPLVIIITDFESSSPAVLRDFILILSSYASTMKFILVFGIATTLHAIHRTLSYDVTSKLNVQVFHSPTQINILSDVLEHIVFCTNIPFKLTGRAFQLLTDIFLFYDFSVENFLHNYRICMIQHFYANDIHSLCCQPKKIKSRISSLTDDNIEDLKKVPSINWYIRKLQKETNEETIENDDFKEILTQLLHKFHRYMHRFVIMLRCMHHLMSPLPNSPMGKQLREFYTKVVYTNDLKECQEYKECLQLLGFLSKTELIPKLNSLLVIMEQSDNTALTKVKADLQAHIATVEAASLDVEATTTDILSTDKKLNRQQLKERLLKMSQTHSRSPYKQAQLDVINFLDETFCAFLINPHQIAAHEIFCFNDGNVAKQHIKGSLRAAIHTGLNDPQVYLNCKCCKLENDDAISSTLPDLSIIYKLHLESRKLINMYDWLQAFLIIVDPKSGAKEQRDVDPKLQARFTQAVAELEFLGFIKSSKKKTDHVKRLM